One genomic region from Streptomyces sp. NBC_00457 encodes:
- a CDS encoding LLM class flavin-dependent oxidoreductase, which produces MRHGIVLLPEHEWKVAAERWRGVEQLGYDHAWTYDHLMWRWLADRRWYGAIPTLTAAATVTRSIGLGVLVATPNFRHPVVLAKELVSVHDVGEGRLICGLGAGAPGYDASILGRAALRPQESADRFDAFIRMLDSLLVRGTAHEASAWYTASGANFRPRAEDGRRLPFAVAATGPRGIALAARFGQYWVTSGPPSDFSMRPLREVMPVLREQMSGVDAACEREGRDPATLSRLFVADASVGGITGSVAAYEDAAGELEEAGFTDLVVHWPRPEPPYQGDEQVIVDFAAKQSLGERCT; this is translated from the coding sequence ATGAGGCACGGCATCGTGCTGCTTCCCGAGCACGAATGGAAGGTGGCGGCCGAGCGGTGGCGGGGCGTGGAGCAGCTCGGATACGACCACGCCTGGACCTATGACCACCTGATGTGGCGCTGGCTGGCTGATCGCCGGTGGTACGGCGCGATTCCGACGCTCACCGCCGCGGCGACGGTCACCCGCTCCATCGGACTCGGCGTCTTGGTGGCCACCCCGAACTTCCGGCACCCCGTGGTGCTCGCGAAGGAACTCGTGAGCGTCCATGACGTCGGCGAGGGACGTCTGATCTGCGGGCTGGGTGCCGGCGCGCCCGGGTACGACGCGAGCATTCTCGGAAGGGCGGCACTCCGCCCGCAGGAGAGCGCCGACCGGTTCGACGCGTTCATCCGCATGCTCGACTCCCTGCTGGTCCGCGGCACTGCGCACGAGGCATCGGCCTGGTACACGGCGTCCGGGGCGAACTTCCGCCCACGGGCCGAGGACGGGCGGCGGCTGCCCTTCGCGGTGGCGGCGACCGGGCCGAGGGGCATCGCGCTGGCCGCGCGCTTCGGGCAGTACTGGGTCACCTCAGGCCCGCCCTCCGACTTCAGCATGAGGCCGCTGCGTGAGGTCATGCCGGTCCTGCGGGAGCAGATGAGCGGCGTCGACGCGGCGTGCGAGCGCGAGGGACGAGACCCCGCCACGCTGAGCCGGTTGTTCGTGGCCGACGCGTCGGTGGGCGGTATCACCGGGTCCGTGGCCGCCTACGAGGACGCCGCCGGCGAGTTGGAGGAGGCCGGCTTCACCGACCTCGTCGTGCACTGGCCTCGCCCCGAACCGCCCTACCAGGGCGACGAGCAGGTCATCGTCGATTTCGCCGCCAAGCAGTCACTGGGTGAACGATGCACGTGA
- a CDS encoding non-ribosomal peptide synthetase, whose translation MTHPVSATPLRTAATVAAGTVEATTETIIDAFERTAREHAAREAISDRGTTLTYAELDTHSNRIARVLRDRGLPPGERVGVHVDRSLATFQVFLGVLKAGLVVLPFNPRHPADHKARMCRIAEPSLTVTGAEAADGIRGACIPIDDLLSSATAASGEPVRCGVNADAPAFVLFSSGSTGEPEGVVIAHRGIARLSRHLAGFTPGPEDRFLQLAQPTFAASTTDIWICLLRGGRLTVTPQDMPHLGALARLVERERISVLNLSMDLLNLLVEHHPEVVARVRSVIVSGDFPCTRYVERALGVMAGDLFNAYGCTESSAIATLHRVTPEDLSTAEIPIGRPLPAVEISVRTESLEECPPGEIGELCIAGDCLALGYLGDPESTERKFVRHEGRRLLRTGDLANLTGDGELVLAGRTDQMVKVRGFRVEPRHVELAAETVRGVERAVAQAMPSDGAADRLALWCVPEPDHDLVERDLLKDLRGRLPDYMVPSEVLVLDALPLNANGKIDRKELASWLAARVTGRSRGEETQDRLAAVVASTLRDVRDGEEIGLDDGLLESGVTSLHLIDLGARLKDVVGVALAPDEIVEAGTVRGVADLIRTKRGRD comes from the coding sequence ATGACACACCCAGTGAGTGCCACGCCGCTCCGAACCGCGGCGACGGTCGCCGCCGGCACTGTCGAGGCCACCACCGAGACGATCATCGACGCCTTCGAACGGACAGCGCGGGAGCACGCCGCGCGCGAAGCGATCTCCGACCGCGGTACGACACTGACGTACGCCGAACTGGACACCCACAGCAATCGGATAGCGCGGGTGCTGCGCGACCGCGGTCTCCCCCCGGGCGAGCGTGTCGGGGTGCACGTCGACCGCAGCCTTGCGACATTTCAGGTCTTCCTCGGTGTCCTCAAGGCCGGCCTCGTGGTGCTCCCGTTCAACCCCCGCCACCCCGCCGACCACAAGGCACGGATGTGCCGCATCGCCGAGCCGTCCCTGACGGTGACGGGGGCCGAGGCGGCCGACGGCATCCGCGGGGCCTGCATCCCGATCGACGACCTGCTCTCCTCGGCCACGGCGGCGTCCGGTGAACCCGTGCGGTGCGGGGTGAACGCGGACGCGCCCGCGTTCGTCCTGTTCTCCTCGGGCTCGACCGGCGAGCCCGAGGGCGTCGTCATCGCCCATCGGGGCATCGCACGGCTCTCCCGACACCTCGCCGGCTTCACACCGGGACCGGAGGACCGGTTCCTGCAACTCGCGCAGCCGACCTTCGCCGCCTCGACCACCGACATCTGGATCTGCCTGCTGCGAGGCGGCCGGCTCACCGTCACCCCGCAGGACATGCCCCATCTCGGCGCTCTCGCGCGGCTGGTGGAACGCGAACGGATCTCGGTGCTCAACCTCTCCATGGATCTGCTCAACCTGCTCGTCGAGCACCATCCGGAGGTCGTCGCCCGGGTCCGATCGGTGATCGTCAGCGGTGACTTCCCCTGCACGCGGTACGTCGAGCGTGCGCTCGGCGTCATGGCCGGTGACCTGTTCAACGCCTACGGGTGCACGGAGAGCTCCGCTATCGCCACGCTGCACCGGGTCACTCCGGAGGATCTCTCCACCGCCGAGATCCCGATCGGGCGCCCCCTGCCGGCCGTCGAGATATCGGTGCGGACGGAGTCGCTCGAGGAATGCCCGCCCGGCGAGATAGGCGAGCTGTGCATCGCGGGTGACTGCCTCGCGCTGGGATATCTCGGTGACCCCGAGTCCACGGAGCGCAAGTTCGTCCGCCACGAGGGTCGACGGCTGCTGCGCACCGGTGACCTGGCCAACCTGACCGGGGACGGCGAGCTGGTGCTGGCCGGCCGCACGGACCAGATGGTGAAGGTCCGTGGGTTCCGCGTCGAGCCGCGGCACGTGGAGTTGGCCGCCGAGACGGTGCGCGGCGTCGAGCGGGCGGTGGCGCAGGCCATGCCCAGCGACGGGGCGGCGGACCGGCTCGCGCTGTGGTGCGTGCCCGAGCCCGACCATGACCTGGTGGAGCGGGATCTGCTGAAGGACCTGCGGGGGCGCCTGCCCGACTACATGGTCCCGTCGGAGGTGCTCGTCCTCGACGCCCTCCCCCTCAACGCGAACGGCAAGATCGACCGCAAAGAGCTCGCGTCGTGGCTCGCGGCCCGCGTCACCGGCCGGTCCCGGGGCGAGGAGACGCAGGACCGGCTCGCCGCCGTCGTGGCCTCCACACTGCGCGACGTCCGCGACGGCGAGGAGATCGGCTTGGACGACGGTCTGCTCGAAAGCGGGGTCACATCGCTGCATCTGATCGACCTCGGCGCCCGGCTCAAGGACGTGGTGGGAGTCGCCCTGGCACCCGACGAGATCGTCGAGGCCGGCACCGTGCGCGGGGTCGCCGACCTGATCCGCACCAAGCGAGGCCGGGACTGA
- a CDS encoding non-ribosomal peptide synthetase family protein, producing MTAPTKQPATGAGRFPASPAQPGMWFASVHGADPTAYNQPLLLRLQTSLDHALLIEALRAVHRAHSALRTTFEMNADGDLSQIVHEALEPLVDVRDHAGPAPDDWVAEQVAEVAGTTFDLSAGPLARVRHLRLVAQGRSVLVFNIHHTVFDGMSFKPYLRQLEAAYTALAGGHEPVVPARRQAVESYARWSERLTNEGMDYWRNKLANAPAPPPIGLPGEGPPRHVTRQFVLDEELSARVGEFCRAESLTTTMFFVALVFMLLHRQTRQDDVLLGVPFTLRDSEEAEVLGHITNTLVLRHRLSAGMTAREVLCDVNKEILYALRHRHTPLEAVVGGLRASGADLGGTGDPFSAMITVMPSGSRRLDLREWGADTWEHVPGGAKYDLAIWVDETPDHYTLNVEHTTAADDGERFTEYLAQRLGTLVASVLNDADTRVHDLRWTGEEEERAIARFCARRADAPELGTELTAELFTASAEATPDDPAVVTDGVETDYAELARRAEAVAAGLADRGVRDGAPVAVLMRPGADLVVSILGILRAGGSYVVLDADHPPERLRFALHDCGAKILVRAAGTDMAGVELREGLEVVEMFGAGRDKTVPGGRRKTPEDAAYIVYTSGSTGRPKGVTLPEITLANLVRNQEILSSGRRMRTLQYMPPAFDVFTLEVFGALCTGGTLIIPPAGARTDFEQLAAFMAGQRVERAYFPYVALRELAAVLRSSARRLPDLREVYVTGERLVVTDDLREMFRRNPQARLINAYGPSEAHLCSEERLPADPGTWPTLPSIGRVVAGVDAYVLSDADAAQRAPFGVEGELCVAGPVVSPGYIGLPEKTSRAMGPDPFVPGQRMYRTGDVVVLAADGRLHFHGRADDQVKIRGYRVEPGEVEAALERELDVNAAAVIVVPAGGDRVLHAFAQSDAPLPPDWRERLGAVLPGYMIPRTVTCIEAFPLTSNGKTDRRALEALLKADAPPDSRDEGAVGPGAVLSDAEEAMTELWAQVLGHRPAAPDLDFFEQGGHSLLAARLHRLTKERFGTDVALSVLLSTPTVRGMVRSLGDGRSNDLPDLRDEARLRDLVVGERHRPVDGTVLLTGATGFLGSHLLDELQRTGHRVACLIRAPSEEEGRERLRATFRKFALDTSRIDEVDICPGDLSRPRFGLGEEYEAWARRVSEVYHAAAHINFVVPYRTVKHTNVDGMRRLLEFCGVNRTPLRVVSTLGVFPPDSTAGLVEEHAVPGDPASLGIGYSQSKWVAEHLALRAREFGLPVTVHRVGRVGGHSRTGACRHDDFFWLQMRGFAVLGCYPEDIAGMPAVDLLPVDHVARAVVRLSEDKADNENWHLFHPHGLAWAEILRVIRAEGYVVRPVPHAEWMAALERRVEADGQERGLGPLVPLMREGAMRLGDISFDNQKSRRALADVGCPLPPADTKWVQHMFEYFRVAGVVPSASRAPLEEQDA from the coding sequence ATGACCGCTCCGACCAAGCAGCCGGCGACCGGGGCAGGGCGCTTCCCCGCCTCGCCCGCCCAGCCCGGCATGTGGTTCGCGAGCGTCCACGGCGCGGATCCCACGGCGTACAACCAGCCCCTGCTGCTGCGCCTGCAGACGTCGCTGGACCATGCCCTGCTTATCGAGGCGCTACGAGCCGTGCACCGGGCCCACTCCGCGCTGCGCACCACATTCGAGATGAACGCCGACGGTGATCTGAGCCAGATCGTGCACGAGGCGCTCGAACCGCTCGTCGACGTGCGCGACCACGCCGGTCCCGCCCCCGACGACTGGGTGGCCGAGCAGGTGGCGGAGGTCGCCGGGACCACCTTCGACCTGTCCGCCGGCCCTCTCGCCCGGGTGCGGCACCTCCGCCTCGTCGCCCAGGGCCGCAGTGTGCTGGTGTTCAACATCCACCACACTGTTTTCGACGGTATGTCCTTCAAGCCCTACCTCCGCCAGCTCGAAGCCGCCTACACCGCGCTGGCAGGGGGGCACGAGCCGGTCGTGCCGGCGCGGCGCCAGGCCGTCGAGTCCTACGCACGCTGGTCCGAGCGGTTGACGAACGAGGGGATGGACTACTGGCGGAACAAGTTGGCGAACGCGCCGGCCCCGCCGCCGATCGGCCTGCCGGGTGAGGGCCCTCCGCGCCACGTGACCCGGCAGTTCGTCCTCGATGAAGAGCTGTCGGCGCGGGTGGGCGAATTTTGCCGCGCCGAGTCCCTCACCACCACCATGTTCTTCGTCGCCCTCGTCTTCATGCTGCTGCACCGGCAGACTCGCCAGGACGACGTCCTCCTCGGTGTCCCGTTCACCTTGCGGGACAGCGAAGAAGCCGAGGTCCTCGGGCACATCACCAACACCTTGGTGCTCCGGCACCGGCTGAGTGCCGGCATGACCGCGCGCGAGGTGCTCTGCGACGTGAACAAGGAGATCCTCTACGCCCTCCGCCACCGGCACACCCCACTGGAGGCGGTGGTGGGCGGCCTGCGTGCGTCCGGCGCCGATTTGGGCGGTACCGGCGACCCCTTCAGCGCCATGATCACCGTGATGCCGTCCGGGTCCCGCAGGCTGGACCTGCGCGAGTGGGGCGCGGATACCTGGGAGCACGTGCCAGGAGGAGCGAAATACGATCTGGCGATCTGGGTGGACGAGACGCCGGACCACTACACGCTGAACGTCGAGCACACGACGGCCGCGGACGACGGCGAGCGCTTCACCGAGTATCTGGCCCAGCGTCTGGGGACGCTGGTCGCGAGCGTGCTGAACGACGCGGATACGCGGGTCCACGACCTGCGCTGGACCGGTGAGGAGGAGGAACGGGCGATCGCCCGGTTCTGCGCCCGTCGGGCCGACGCGCCGGAGCTGGGCACCGAGCTGACGGCGGAGCTGTTCACCGCGAGCGCCGAGGCGACACCGGATGATCCGGCGGTCGTGACGGACGGCGTGGAGACGGACTACGCCGAGCTGGCACGGCGGGCCGAGGCGGTGGCGGCGGGACTCGCGGACCGGGGAGTGCGCGACGGTGCCCCCGTCGCGGTGCTGATGCGTCCAGGTGCCGACCTCGTGGTGTCGATCCTCGGCATCCTCCGTGCCGGCGGCAGCTACGTCGTGCTCGACGCCGACCATCCGCCGGAGCGGCTGAGGTTCGCCCTGCACGACTGCGGCGCGAAGATCCTGGTGCGCGCGGCCGGGACCGACATGGCGGGTGTGGAGCTGCGTGAGGGCCTTGAGGTCGTCGAGATGTTCGGGGCTGGACGGGACAAAACGGTTCCCGGTGGCCGACGCAAGACGCCGGAGGACGCGGCGTACATCGTCTACACCTCCGGGTCGACGGGACGCCCCAAGGGAGTCACGCTGCCGGAGATCACGCTGGCCAATCTGGTCCGCAACCAGGAGATCCTCTCCTCGGGCCGCCGGATGAGGACCCTGCAGTACATGCCGCCGGCGTTCGACGTGTTCACTCTGGAGGTCTTCGGGGCCCTGTGCACCGGAGGCACACTCATCATCCCACCGGCCGGTGCCCGCACCGACTTCGAGCAACTGGCCGCGTTCATGGCCGGGCAGCGCGTCGAGCGGGCGTATTTCCCTTACGTCGCTCTCCGCGAGCTCGCCGCCGTCTTGAGGTCGTCCGCGAGGCGCCTGCCGGACCTGCGCGAGGTGTACGTCACTGGCGAGCGGCTGGTGGTCACCGACGACCTGCGCGAGATGTTCCGGCGGAACCCGCAGGCCCGGTTGATCAACGCGTACGGCCCGTCCGAGGCGCACCTGTGCAGCGAGGAACGCCTCCCGGCGGACCCCGGCACGTGGCCCACCCTCCCGTCGATCGGCCGGGTGGTCGCGGGTGTCGACGCGTACGTGCTCAGCGACGCCGACGCGGCCCAGCGTGCCCCTTTCGGAGTCGAGGGGGAACTGTGCGTGGCGGGACCGGTCGTCTCGCCCGGGTACATCGGCCTGCCGGAGAAGACGAGCCGGGCCATGGGCCCCGATCCGTTCGTCCCGGGGCAGAGGATGTACCGCACCGGGGACGTTGTCGTGCTTGCGGCGGACGGGCGTCTGCATTTCCATGGGCGGGCGGACGATCAGGTCAAGATCCGCGGGTACCGCGTCGAGCCGGGTGAGGTCGAGGCCGCGCTGGAGCGGGAGCTGGACGTGAACGCGGCGGCGGTGATCGTCGTTCCCGCGGGTGGTGACCGTGTCCTGCACGCGTTCGCGCAGAGCGACGCGCCGCTCCCGCCGGACTGGCGGGAGCGCCTCGGTGCCGTCCTGCCCGGCTACATGATCCCCCGGACGGTCACATGCATCGAAGCCTTCCCGCTGACGTCGAACGGGAAGACCGACCGTCGGGCGCTGGAGGCGTTGCTGAAGGCCGACGCTCCGCCGGATTCCCGCGACGAGGGTGCGGTGGGGCCGGGTGCGGTCCTCAGCGATGCCGAGGAAGCGATGACCGAGCTGTGGGCCCAGGTGCTCGGGCACCGGCCCGCCGCACCGGACCTCGACTTCTTCGAGCAGGGCGGGCACTCCTTGCTCGCCGCTCGGCTGCACCGGCTGACCAAGGAGCGTTTCGGCACCGACGTCGCGCTCTCGGTGCTCTTGAGTACGCCGACGGTGCGCGGCATGGTGCGGAGCCTCGGCGACGGCCGGTCCAATGACCTTCCGGACCTGCGCGACGAGGCCCGCCTGCGGGACCTCGTCGTGGGGGAGCGGCACCGGCCGGTGGACGGGACGGTGCTGCTCACCGGGGCGACCGGGTTCCTCGGCAGCCATCTCCTCGATGAGCTGCAGCGCACTGGCCACCGCGTTGCCTGTCTGATCCGCGCTCCCAGCGAGGAGGAGGGGCGCGAGCGTCTCCGTGCAACGTTCCGGAAGTTTGCGCTCGACACCTCCAGGATCGACGAGGTGGACATCTGTCCCGGCGATCTGTCCCGGCCTCGGTTCGGCCTCGGGGAGGAGTACGAGGCATGGGCGCGCAGGGTGAGCGAGGTCTATCACGCGGCCGCCCACATCAACTTCGTCGTCCCGTACCGGACCGTGAAACACACGAACGTCGACGGCATGCGGCGGCTGCTCGAATTCTGCGGGGTCAACCGCACGCCCCTGCGAGTGGTCTCGACGCTCGGTGTCTTCCCGCCGGACTCCACGGCGGGCCTGGTCGAGGAGCATGCGGTGCCGGGCGATCCCGCATCGCTGGGGATCGGATACTCGCAGAGCAAATGGGTCGCCGAGCATCTGGCGCTGCGGGCACGGGAGTTCGGCCTGCCGGTCACGGTGCACCGCGTCGGTCGCGTCGGCGGGCACAGCCGTACCGGAGCCTGCCGGCACGACGACTTCTTCTGGCTCCAGATGCGGGGATTCGCGGTCCTCGGCTGCTACCCGGAGGACATTGCCGGGATGCCGGCCGTCGACCTGCTCCCCGTGGACCACGTGGCGAGGGCGGTCGTCCGGTTGTCCGAGGACAAGGCGGACAACGAGAACTGGCATCTGTTCCACCCGCACGGGCTCGCCTGGGCGGAGATCCTTCGGGTTATCCGCGCGGAGGGGTACGTGGTGCGCCCGGTCCCGCACGCCGAGTGGATGGCCGCACTGGAGCGGCGGGTCGAGGCCGACGGCCAGGAACGAGGGCTCGGGCCGTTGGTGCCCCTCATGCGGGAGGGAGCGATGCGCCTCGGCGACATCTCGTTCGACAACCAGAAGTCCCGTCGCGCTCTCGCTGACGTCGGATGCCCCCTCCCACCGGCGGATACGAAATGGGTTCAGCACATGTTCGAGTACTTCCGTGTGGCCGGCGTGGTTCCGTCGGCGAGCCGGGCACCGTTGGAGGAGCAGGATGCCTGA
- a CDS encoding NmrA family NAD(P)-binding protein, whose protein sequence is MQIGVTTPTGKVGSRVTELLIQAGVRPTLLLRDPSKLSPEVSGKVHAVRCDQRDTDAVVEATKGVDALFWVAPPTPGPDPVAAYASMGGNAVRAIQHNGIGRTVFLSSVGAEKRHGVGEIDGLARTEEQLDRLDVAVTHLRCGYFFSNLLLSLDQLKQGVLATTFPLDYSMPWVDPRDIGDVAAARLLHEGWSGRQVQAVHGPCDLTFAQVAEIVSQSTGRSVKAVEISDDDLRKTLLEGGLGAKQVEGFVGMPAGLREDFTPEDERSLLTTTPTGLGAWAHTVLRPLLA, encoded by the coding sequence ATGCAGATTGGCGTCACGACGCCGACCGGCAAGGTGGGATCACGCGTCACCGAGCTGCTGATCCAGGCAGGAGTCCGGCCCACGCTGTTGCTCCGGGACCCCTCGAAGCTGAGCCCCGAAGTCTCCGGGAAGGTCCACGCCGTGCGATGCGATCAGCGCGACACCGACGCGGTCGTCGAGGCCACCAAGGGCGTCGACGCGCTGTTCTGGGTCGCCCCTCCCACCCCCGGCCCGGACCCGGTCGCCGCGTATGCCTCGATGGGGGGCAACGCCGTGCGCGCCATCCAGCACAACGGCATCGGCCGGACGGTCTTCTTGAGCAGTGTGGGCGCCGAGAAGCGCCACGGCGTCGGCGAGATCGACGGACTCGCCCGGACCGAGGAGCAGCTCGACAGGCTGGACGTCGCAGTCACTCATTTGCGTTGCGGGTACTTCTTCTCGAATCTCCTGCTGAGCCTGGACCAGCTCAAACAGGGCGTCCTGGCCACGACGTTCCCGCTCGACTACTCGATGCCCTGGGTCGACCCGCGCGATATCGGAGACGTCGCCGCCGCCAGGTTGCTCCATGAGGGGTGGTCAGGCCGGCAGGTACAGGCTGTCCACGGGCCGTGCGACCTCACGTTCGCGCAGGTGGCGGAGATCGTCTCGCAGTCCACCGGCAGGTCGGTCAAGGCCGTGGAGATCAGCGATGACGACCTTCGCAAGACGCTCCTGGAGGGAGGACTCGGCGCCAAGCAGGTCGAGGGGTTCGTGGGTATGCCCGCCGGTCTGAGGGAGGACTTCACCCCCGAGGACGAGCGCTCCCTCCTGACGACGACTCCCACCGGGCTCGGCGCCTGGGCACACACCGTGCTGCGCCCACTCCTCGCATGA
- a CDS encoding glutamine synthetase family protein, translating into MSTDLEEFVDRQGRSEEVERVRRLIDEHNVKYIYFQFVSVTGRVLGKGAPAHCWGKFADTGFQLVYGATANLFTDRSGEYIGYGAEARELVGIPEPETFRILPWDPSTARVFCTLFRGREEEDEPGAFLTSDCRGNLRRIHEDFRRETGLRLRMGTEPEMMWLKLNPDGTPSVEGKTQPYCYHIDQFAELQPVIHRVIEYGEAMGLTMIQGDHEDAPGQLELNFAFDDAGVTADNLTVYRQICRQVGREMNLYPCFMPKPFMGSSANGCHHNISLWQGDENVFLPEGDDPRLPSKTGLYAIGGVLEHLEALTCITAPTVNSYRRFWDAGFWAPLFADWGFQNRTTALRISAPGRFEYRSVDSAVNPYLSFAALLKAMQDGIQRNLDPGPPEERNIYDAIASGKKVKKIPLNLGDALRALETDTVVREALPGDMYRVFHHYKNDEWERFCAAVTEWDVKEYLDVLP; encoded by the coding sequence GTGAGTACGGATCTCGAAGAATTCGTCGACCGGCAGGGGCGGAGCGAGGAGGTCGAACGGGTCCGAAGGCTGATCGACGAGCACAACGTCAAGTACATATACTTCCAGTTCGTCTCGGTCACAGGACGTGTGCTGGGCAAAGGAGCTCCCGCGCACTGCTGGGGGAAGTTCGCCGACACGGGCTTCCAACTCGTCTATGGCGCGACCGCCAACTTGTTCACCGACCGTTCCGGGGAGTACATCGGGTACGGCGCCGAGGCCCGGGAGCTGGTGGGCATTCCCGAACCCGAGACGTTCCGGATCCTCCCCTGGGATCCGAGCACCGCGCGCGTGTTCTGCACGTTGTTCCGAGGCCGCGAGGAAGAAGACGAGCCGGGTGCCTTCCTGACCTCCGACTGCCGCGGCAATCTGAGGCGGATCCACGAAGACTTCCGACGTGAGACTGGCCTGCGGCTGCGTATGGGCACCGAGCCCGAGATGATGTGGCTGAAACTCAATCCGGACGGTACCCCGTCCGTCGAAGGCAAGACGCAGCCCTACTGCTATCACATCGATCAGTTCGCCGAGCTGCAGCCTGTGATTCATCGAGTCATCGAGTACGGCGAGGCGATGGGGCTGACGATGATCCAGGGTGATCATGAGGACGCCCCGGGCCAGTTGGAGCTGAACTTCGCATTCGACGACGCCGGTGTGACCGCGGACAATCTCACCGTCTACCGGCAGATATGCCGCCAGGTAGGCCGGGAGATGAACCTGTATCCGTGCTTCATGCCGAAGCCGTTCATGGGTTCGTCCGCGAATGGGTGCCACCACAACATTTCCCTGTGGCAAGGAGACGAGAACGTCTTCCTCCCCGAAGGGGACGACCCCCGGCTGCCGAGCAAGACCGGGTTGTATGCCATCGGCGGAGTTCTGGAGCACCTGGAAGCCCTGACGTGTATCACCGCTCCGACGGTCAACTCCTACCGCAGGTTCTGGGATGCGGGGTTCTGGGCCCCGCTGTTCGCCGACTGGGGGTTCCAGAACCGGACCACCGCGCTGCGGATCAGCGCCCCCGGAAGGTTCGAGTACCGCTCCGTCGACTCGGCGGTCAACCCCTACCTGTCCTTCGCGGCGCTGCTGAAAGCAATGCAGGACGGGATCCAGCGCAATCTCGACCCGGGGCCGCCCGAAGAGCGCAACATCTATGACGCGATAGCCAGCGGCAAGAAGGTCAAGAAGATCCCCCTGAACCTGGGCGACGCGCTTCGCGCTCTGGAGACCGACACAGTCGTCCGAGAGGCCTTGCCCGGCGACATGTACCGCGTGTTCCACCACTACAAGAACGACGAGTGGGAGCGGTTCTGTGCCGCGGTGACCGAATGGGACGTCAAGGAGTACCTCGATGTCCTTCCGTGA